From Mycobacterium lacus, one genomic window encodes:
- a CDS encoding heavy metal translocating P-type ATPase — protein sequence MTPTALELTAPQAPIDRDRSTVGQPLTWRAALWSVVSVRWATLALALFLAGLAAQLNGAPQTVWWALYLACYLGGGWGSAWAGAQALRNKALDVDLLMIVAAIGAVAIGQIFDGALLIVIFATSGALDDVATKHTADSVKGLLNLAPDRAVLVAGDGSQRVVPAGELAVGDQVVVRPGERIPADGIVVSGSSEVDECSITGESMAVTKDSGDEVFAGTVNGSGVLQLVVARDPSQTVVARIVELVAEASATKARTQLFIEKIEQRYSVGVVAATLALITIPLMMGAQLQPTLLRAMTFMIVASPCAVVLATMPPLLAAIANAGRHGVLVKSAVVVEQLADTSVVALDKTGTLTCGAPRVTTVEPLNPDVVDVHRLLQLAAAAEQSSEHPLGRAIVEEARRRGIAIPAAEDFRALPGRGVRATVGRDFVEVCSPHSYRGAPLPELVAILQAGATAAIVLRDGIAVGVLGLTDQVRPDAAESVASLAALTCAPPILLTGDNGRAATRVAQHAGISDVRAALLPEQKVEAVRGLQAGGHRVLLVGDGVNDAPAMAAARTSIAMGAGADLTLQTADGVTVRDELHTIPTIIGLARQARRVVGVNLVIAATFIAALVLWDLFGQLPLPLGVAGHEGSTILVALNGMRLLTNRSWRAAAGR from the coding sequence ATGACCCCGACCGCTCTCGAACTGACTGCCCCACAAGCTCCTATCGACCGCGATCGAAGCACCGTAGGCCAACCGTTGACGTGGCGCGCGGCATTGTGGTCGGTGGTGTCCGTGCGTTGGGCGACGCTGGCACTGGCGCTGTTCTTGGCTGGGCTGGCGGCTCAGCTGAACGGTGCGCCCCAGACCGTGTGGTGGGCGCTGTATCTGGCCTGTTACCTCGGCGGCGGGTGGGGCTCCGCTTGGGCCGGTGCACAGGCGTTGCGGAACAAGGCCCTTGACGTGGACCTGCTGATGATCGTCGCGGCGATCGGAGCGGTCGCGATCGGGCAGATCTTCGACGGCGCCCTGCTGATCGTGATCTTCGCTACCTCGGGCGCGCTCGACGACGTCGCCACCAAACACACGGCGGATTCGGTCAAGGGCCTACTGAATCTCGCGCCGGACCGGGCAGTGCTGGTCGCCGGCGACGGCAGCCAGCGGGTGGTGCCGGCCGGCGAGCTGGCGGTCGGTGACCAGGTCGTGGTGCGGCCGGGCGAGCGGATCCCCGCCGACGGCATCGTGGTGTCGGGGTCCTCCGAGGTCGACGAATGCTCGATCACCGGCGAATCGATGGCGGTGACCAAGGACAGTGGTGACGAGGTGTTCGCCGGCACCGTGAACGGGTCGGGGGTGCTGCAGCTGGTGGTGGCCCGCGACCCGTCGCAGACCGTGGTCGCCCGCATCGTCGAATTGGTGGCCGAGGCTTCGGCCACCAAGGCCAGGACCCAGCTCTTCATCGAGAAGATCGAGCAGCGTTACTCGGTGGGCGTGGTGGCGGCCACGCTCGCGCTTATCACCATCCCATTGATGATGGGTGCCCAGCTGCAGCCAACGTTGTTGCGCGCCATGACTTTTATGATCGTGGCCTCGCCGTGCGCGGTGGTGCTGGCCACCATGCCACCGCTGCTTGCGGCGATCGCCAACGCGGGCCGACACGGGGTGCTGGTCAAATCCGCTGTGGTCGTCGAACAGCTCGCCGACACCAGCGTCGTCGCGTTGGACAAGACCGGTACGCTGACGTGCGGTGCCCCGCGGGTGACGACCGTCGAACCGCTGAACCCCGACGTGGTCGACGTTCACAGGTTGCTCCAATTGGCCGCTGCCGCAGAACAATCCAGCGAGCACCCGCTCGGGCGGGCCATCGTCGAGGAGGCTCGCAGGCGCGGTATCGCCATCCCGGCCGCCGAGGACTTCCGCGCGTTGCCGGGCCGTGGGGTGCGCGCCACCGTGGGCCGCGATTTCGTCGAGGTGTGCAGCCCGCACAGCTACCGGGGCGCGCCGCTGCCCGAATTGGTGGCGATCCTTCAGGCCGGCGCCACTGCCGCGATCGTCCTGCGCGACGGCATCGCCGTCGGTGTGCTCGGACTCACCGATCAGGTGCGTCCCGACGCCGCGGAGTCCGTCGCGTCGCTGGCGGCGTTGACCTGCGCGCCGCCGATATTGCTGACGGGTGACAACGGGCGCGCGGCAACACGGGTCGCCCAGCACGCCGGGATCAGCGACGTGCGAGCCGCGCTGTTGCCCGAGCAGAAGGTCGAAGCGGTCCGTGGCCTGCAAGCCGGTGGTCACCGCGTCCTCCTCGTCGGCGACGGCGTCAACGATGCGCCCGCGATGGCCGCGGCCCGCACGTCGATCGCCATGGGCGCCGGTGCCGACCTGACCCTGCAGACCGCCGACGGCGTCACCGTCCGCGACGAACTGCACACCATCCCGACGATCATCGGGTTGGCTCGCCAGGCTCGCCGGGTGGTGGGCGTCAACCTCGTCATCGCGGCCACGTTTATCGCCGCCTTGGTGTTGTGGGACCTCTTCGGCCAGTTGCCGCTGCCGCTGGGTGTGGCCGGTCACGAGGGATCGACCATCCTCGTCGCCCTCAACGGCATGCGGTTGCTGACCAACCGTTCCTGGCGGGCCGCGGCGGGCAGGTGA
- a CDS encoding thioredoxin domain-containing protein has product MGTRDLTAENFKRTINSNDNVLVYFWAPLCAPCDVFTPTYQASSEKNFDIVHGKVNFETEQELTSVAQVTLLPTLMAFKKGKLVFKQAGIANPAVMDELVRHLRAYRFKVESSPPAQQGLL; this is encoded by the coding sequence GTGGGTACCCGAGATCTCACTGCCGAGAACTTCAAGAGGACCATCAACAGCAACGACAACGTGCTCGTCTACTTTTGGGCACCGTTGTGCGCACCGTGCGACGTCTTCACACCGACCTACCAGGCGTCGTCGGAGAAGAACTTCGACATCGTGCACGGCAAGGTCAACTTCGAAACCGAGCAGGAGCTCACATCGGTGGCCCAGGTCACGTTGTTGCCCACGCTGATGGCCTTCAAGAAGGGGAAGCTGGTGTTCAAGCAAGCCGGCATCGCCAATCCCGCGGTGATGGACGAGCTGGTCCGCCACCTCAGGGCGTACAGGTTCAAGGTCGAGTCGTCCCCGCCAGCCCAGCAAGGCTTGCTGTGA
- the trxA gene encoding thioredoxin, with translation MTTQDLTAAQFNETINGNDMVLVDFWASWCGPCRAFAPTFKASSEKHPDVVFAKVDTEAEQELAAAAQIRSIPTLMAFKKGKLLFNQAGALPPAALEDLVQQLKAYDVDGAPAEQA, from the coding sequence ATGACTACCCAAGACCTCACTGCTGCGCAGTTCAACGAAACGATCAACGGCAACGACATGGTGCTCGTGGACTTCTGGGCGTCCTGGTGCGGCCCGTGTCGCGCGTTCGCGCCGACGTTCAAGGCGTCGTCGGAGAAGCACCCCGACGTGGTGTTCGCCAAGGTCGACACCGAGGCCGAGCAAGAGCTGGCCGCCGCCGCCCAGATCCGATCCATCCCCACGCTGATGGCCTTCAAGAAGGGCAAGCTGTTGTTCAACCAGGCCGGTGCCCTCCCGCCGGCAGCCCTAGAGGACCTGGTGCAGCAGCTCAAGGCCTACGACGTGGATGGCGCACCGGCCGAACAGGCGTGA
- a CDS encoding enoyl-CoA hydratase yields the protein MSLVLVEHPRPEIALITLNRPERMNSMAFDVMVPLKEALEKVTYDNAVRVVVLTGAGRGFSSGADHKSAGTVPHVEQLTRPTYALRSMELLDDVILALRRMHQPVIAAVNGPAIGGGLCLALAADIRVASTSAYFRAAGINNGLTASELGLSYLLPRAIGSSRAFEIMLTGRDVSAEEAERIGLVSCQVPPGQLLDTCYAIAARMAAFSRPGIELTKRTLWGGLDAASLEGHMQAEGLGQLFVRLLTANFEEAVAARAEKRPAVFTDDK from the coding sequence GTGAGTTTGGTCCTCGTTGAACACCCGCGACCCGAGATCGCGCTGATCACCCTTAACCGGCCCGAGCGGATGAACTCCATGGCATTCGACGTCATGGTGCCGCTTAAGGAGGCCCTCGAGAAGGTCACCTACGACAACGCCGTGCGGGTGGTCGTGCTGACCGGCGCGGGTCGGGGATTCTCCTCGGGCGCAGATCACAAGTCGGCGGGCACGGTGCCGCACGTCGAGCAATTGACGCGGCCGACCTACGCGCTGCGCTCCATGGAGCTGCTCGACGACGTCATCCTGGCGTTGCGACGGATGCACCAACCCGTGATCGCCGCGGTCAACGGCCCGGCCATCGGCGGTGGGCTGTGCCTGGCGCTGGCCGCCGACATCCGGGTGGCCTCGACCAGCGCCTACTTTCGGGCGGCCGGCATCAACAACGGGCTGACCGCCAGCGAGCTGGGCCTGAGCTACCTGCTGCCCAGGGCCATCGGATCGTCGCGGGCGTTCGAGATCATGCTGACCGGCCGCGACGTCAGCGCCGAGGAGGCCGAGCGGATCGGGCTGGTGTCGTGTCAGGTCCCGCCGGGCCAGCTGCTGGACACCTGCTATGCGATCGCCGCACGGATGGCGGCGTTCTCGCGGCCGGGAATCGAGTTGACCAAACGCACGCTATGGGGTGGACTGGACGCCGCCAGCCTGGAAGGGCACATGCAGGCCGAGGGCCTGGGGCAGCTCTTCGTCCGCCTGCTCACCGCCAACTTCGAAGAAGCGGTCGCCGCGCGCGCCGAGAAGCGGCCGGCGGTGTTCACCGACGACAAGTAG
- a CDS encoding ABC-F family ATP-binding cassette domain-containing protein — protein MITATGLEVRAGARILLSPDGPDLRVQPGDRIGLVGRNGAGKTTTLRILAGESEPYAGAVTRGGEIGYLPQDPKEGDLDVLARDRVLSARGLDVLVTDLEKQQAVMAEVADDDARDRAIRRYGQLEERFVALGGYGAESEAGRICASLGLPERVLTQQLRTLSGGQRRRVELARILFAASDSGAGSSTTLLLDEPTNHLDADSLGWLRDFLRAHTGGLVMISHNVDLVADVVNKVWFLDAVRGEVDIYNMGWQRYLDARATDEQRRRRERANAERKAAALRAQAAKLGAKATKAVAAQNMLRRADRMMAALDEERVADRVARIKFPTPAACGRTPLVAKGLSKTYGSLEVFTGVDLAIDRGSRVVVLGLNGAGKTTLLRLLAGVEQPDNGALEPGHGLRIGYFAQEHDTLDNDETVWQNIRHAAPESGEQDLRGLLGAFMFSGAQLDQSAGTLSGGEKTRLALAGLVASTANVLLLDEPTNNLDPASREQVLDALRSYRGAVVLVTHDPGAAEALAPQRVVLLPDGTEDYWSDEYRDLIELA, from the coding sequence GTGATCACGGCTACGGGCCTCGAGGTCCGCGCTGGTGCGCGCATCTTGCTCTCACCCGACGGTCCCGATCTGCGGGTGCAGCCCGGCGATCGGATCGGGCTGGTCGGACGCAACGGCGCGGGCAAGACCACGACCCTGCGCATCCTGGCGGGGGAGAGCGAACCGTATGCCGGGGCGGTCACCCGCGGCGGCGAAATCGGTTACCTGCCACAGGATCCCAAGGAGGGCGATCTCGACGTGCTGGCCCGCGACCGGGTGCTGTCGGCCCGGGGGCTCGACGTGTTGGTCACCGATCTAGAGAAGCAGCAGGCGGTGATGGCCGAGGTCGCCGACGACGACGCCCGTGACCGCGCGATCCGCCGCTACGGCCAGCTCGAGGAGCGGTTCGTCGCGCTGGGCGGCTACGGCGCCGAAAGCGAGGCGGGGCGCATCTGCGCCAGTCTCGGCCTGCCCGAACGGGTGCTGACGCAGCAACTGCGCACCCTGTCCGGCGGTCAGCGCCGCCGGGTGGAGCTGGCGCGCATTCTGTTCGCGGCCTCCGACAGTGGCGCAGGATCTTCGACCACGCTGCTGCTCGACGAGCCCACCAACCACCTCGACGCGGACTCGCTGGGCTGGCTGCGGGATTTCCTGCGGGCGCACACCGGCGGGCTGGTGATGATCAGCCACAACGTCGACCTGGTGGCCGACGTCGTCAACAAGGTGTGGTTCCTGGACGCCGTGCGCGGCGAGGTCGACATCTACAACATGGGCTGGCAGCGCTACCTCGACGCCAGGGCCACCGACGAACAGCGTCGTCGTCGAGAACGCGCGAATGCCGAACGTAAGGCCGCCGCGCTGCGTGCGCAAGCCGCCAAGCTTGGCGCCAAGGCCACCAAGGCCGTTGCGGCCCAGAACATGTTGCGCCGAGCCGATCGGATGATGGCCGCGCTCGACGAGGAACGGGTCGCCGACAGGGTGGCCCGGATCAAATTCCCCACCCCGGCCGCGTGCGGGCGCACGCCTCTGGTGGCCAAGGGGCTGAGCAAGACCTACGGCTCGCTCGAGGTGTTCACCGGTGTCGATCTGGCCATCGACCGCGGCTCCCGGGTTGTGGTGCTGGGCCTCAACGGCGCCGGAAAGACCACCCTGTTGCGACTGCTGGCCGGCGTCGAGCAACCCGACAACGGGGCGCTCGAACCCGGACACGGCCTGCGGATCGGCTATTTCGCGCAGGAACACGACACACTCGACAACGACGAGACGGTCTGGCAGAACATCCGGCACGCCGCACCCGAATCCGGCGAACAGGATCTGCGCGGCCTGCTGGGCGCGTTCATGTTCAGCGGCGCGCAACTCGACCAATCGGCGGGCACGTTGTCCGGCGGAGAGAAAACCCGTCTCGCGCTGGCCGGCCTGGTCGCGTCGACGGCGAACGTGCTGCTGCTCGACGAACCGACCAACAACCTCGACCCGGCGTCGCGCGAGCAGGTGCTCGACGCGCTGCGCAGCTATCGCGGCGCGGTGGTGTTGGTGACCCACGACCCCGGGGCGGCCGAGGCGCTCGCCCCGCAGCGGGTGGTGCTGTTGCCCGACGGCACCGAGGATTATTGGTCCGACGAATATCGGGATCTCATCGAGCTGGCCTGA
- a CDS encoding helix-turn-helix domain-containing protein, producing the protein MRKSKKTRDQLLHELRNAYEGGASIRNLAATTGRSYGSVHSMLRESGTTMRSRGGPNHRSRPR; encoded by the coding sequence ATGCGGAAGTCAAAGAAGACCCGCGATCAGTTATTGCACGAGTTGCGCAACGCCTACGAGGGTGGGGCCAGCATCCGCAATCTCGCGGCCACCACCGGCCGGTCCTACGGATCCGTCCACAGCATGCTGCGCGAGTCGGGTACCACGATGCGCAGCCGCGGCGGCCCGAACCACCGTTCGCGGCCCCGGTAG
- a CDS encoding TetR/AcrR family transcriptional regulator, producing the protein MPRVSEDHLAARRRQILDGARRCFAEYGYDKATVRRLEHAIGLSRGAIFHHFRDKDALFFALARQDAERMAHVASREGLIQVMRDMLAAPDQYDWLATRLEIARKLRNDPEFSRGWAERSAELAAATTERLRRQKQAHRVRDDVPSEVLQCYLDLVLDGLVARLASGEDPRRLSAVLDLVENSVRRP; encoded by the coding sequence GTGCCCAGAGTCAGCGAGGACCATCTGGCGGCTCGCCGCCGTCAGATCCTCGACGGCGCTCGCCGTTGCTTCGCCGAATATGGCTATGACAAGGCCACGGTCCGGCGTCTTGAACACGCCATCGGTTTGTCGCGCGGTGCGATCTTTCACCACTTCCGGGACAAGGACGCGCTGTTTTTCGCGCTGGCGCGCCAGGATGCCGAACGGATGGCCCATGTGGCGTCGCGCGAGGGACTCATCCAGGTGATGCGCGACATGCTCGCCGCGCCCGATCAATACGACTGGCTGGCCACCAGGTTGGAGATCGCGCGCAAGCTGCGCAACGACCCGGAGTTCAGCCGCGGCTGGGCGGAGCGTTCCGCGGAGTTGGCAGCGGCGACGACCGAGCGGCTGCGCCGGCAGAAGCAGGCCCACCGGGTGCGCGACGACGTTCCCAGCGAAGTGTTGCAGTGCTACCTGGACCTGGTTCTCGACGGATTGGTGGCCCGGCTGGCCTCCGGTGAAGACCCGCGGCGGCTTAGCGCCGTGCTCGACCTGGTGGAGAATTCGGTGCGCCGACCGTGA
- a CDS encoding aconitate hydratase: MSSKDSVNSFGARDTLEVGDKNYQIYRLDAVPGTGKLPYSLKVLAENLLRNEDGANITKAHIEAIANWDRQAEPSIEIQYTPARVVMQDFTGVPCIVDLATMREAIADLGGKPEKVNPLAPADLVIDHSVIADLFGRPDAFERNVEIEYQRNGERYQFLRWGQGAFADFKVVPPGTGIVHQVNIEYLASVVMARDGVAYPDTCVGTDSHTTMVNGLGVLGWGVGGIEAEAAMLGQPVSMLIPRVVGFKLTGEIQPGVTATDVVLTVTEMLRKHGVVGKFVEFYGEGVAEVPLANRATLGNMSPEFGSTAAIFPIDEETIKYLKFTGRTPAQVALVEAYAKAQGMWHDPKHEPAFSEYLELNLSDVVPSIAGPKRPQDRIALAQAKSTFREQISNYVGDGSAPIRHTKLDEVVEETFPASDPGELTFANDDNGGVQSAAANAHGRVSNPVPVKSDELGEFVLDHGAVVIAAVTSCTNTSNPEVMLGAALLARNAVEKGLASKPWVKTTMAPGSQVVNDYYDKSGLWPYLEKLGFYLVGYGCTTCIGNSGPLPEEISKAVNDNDLSVAAVLSGNRNFEGRINPDVKMNYLASPPLVIAYALAGTMDFDFETEPLGKDNDGKDVFLKDIWPSQRDVSDTIATAINQEMFTKNYADVFKGDDRWRNLPTPSGNTFEWDPDSTYVRKPPYFEGMPAEPEPVGDITGARVLALLGDSVTTDHISPAGAIKPGTPAAQYLDEHGVERKDYNSFGSRRGNHEVMIRGTFANIRLRNQLLDDVAGGYTRDFTQDGGPQAFIYDAAQNYAAQNIPLIVLGGKEYGSGSSRDWAAKGTRLLGVRAVIAESFERIHRSNLIGMGVIPLQFPEGKSARELRLDGTEVFDITGIDALNDGKTPTTVHVRAGKASGADPIEFDALVRIDTPGEADYYRNGGILQYVLRNMLKSGLKSG, from the coding sequence GTGAGCAGCAAAGATTCGGTGAATTCGTTCGGAGCCCGCGACACCCTCGAGGTTGGCGACAAGAACTACCAAATCTATCGCCTCGACGCCGTCCCCGGTACCGGGAAACTCCCCTACAGCCTCAAGGTCCTCGCCGAGAACCTGCTGCGCAACGAGGACGGCGCCAACATCACCAAAGCCCACATCGAGGCGATCGCGAACTGGGATCGGCAGGCGGAGCCGAGCATTGAGATCCAGTACACGCCCGCCCGCGTGGTGATGCAGGACTTCACCGGCGTGCCGTGCATCGTCGACCTGGCCACCATGCGTGAGGCCATCGCCGACCTAGGCGGCAAGCCCGAGAAGGTCAACCCGCTGGCGCCGGCCGACCTGGTGATCGACCACTCGGTGATCGCCGACCTGTTCGGCCGCCCCGACGCGTTCGAGCGCAACGTCGAGATCGAGTACCAGCGCAACGGTGAGCGCTACCAGTTCCTGCGTTGGGGGCAGGGCGCGTTCGCCGATTTCAAGGTCGTGCCGCCGGGCACCGGCATCGTGCACCAGGTCAACATCGAGTACCTGGCGAGCGTGGTGATGGCCCGCGACGGGGTGGCCTACCCGGACACCTGCGTGGGGACCGACTCGCACACCACAATGGTCAACGGCCTCGGTGTCCTGGGCTGGGGTGTCGGTGGCATCGAAGCCGAGGCCGCGATGCTCGGCCAGCCGGTGTCGATGCTGATCCCCCGCGTCGTCGGCTTCAAGTTGACCGGCGAGATTCAGCCGGGCGTCACGGCCACCGACGTCGTGCTCACCGTCACCGAGATGCTGCGCAAGCACGGTGTCGTCGGCAAATTCGTCGAGTTCTACGGCGAGGGCGTGGCCGAGGTGCCGCTGGCCAACCGCGCCACCCTGGGCAACATGAGCCCCGAATTCGGTTCCACCGCAGCGATTTTCCCCATCGACGAAGAGACCATCAAGTACCTGAAATTCACCGGTCGCACGCCTGCGCAGGTGGCGCTGGTGGAGGCCTATGCCAAAGCACAGGGCATGTGGCACGACCCTAAGCACGAGCCGGCGTTCTCGGAGTACCTCGAGCTCAACCTGTCCGACGTGGTGCCGTCGATCGCCGGGCCCAAGCGTCCGCAGGACCGAATCGCGTTGGCGCAAGCCAAGTCCACGTTCCGCGAGCAGATTTCCAACTATGTCGGGGACGGTTCCGCGCCGATCAGGCATACGAAGCTGGACGAGGTGGTCGAGGAGACCTTCCCGGCGAGTGACCCGGGGGAGCTGACATTCGCCAACGACGACAACGGCGGCGTGCAATCGGCCGCCGCGAACGCACATGGCCGCGTGAGCAACCCGGTGCCGGTGAAGTCGGACGAACTCGGCGAATTCGTGCTCGACCACGGCGCGGTCGTGATCGCCGCGGTCACGTCGTGCACCAACACCTCCAACCCCGAGGTGATGCTGGGCGCGGCGCTGCTGGCCCGCAACGCCGTCGAAAAGGGGCTCGCGTCCAAGCCATGGGTGAAGACCACGATGGCGCCGGGCTCCCAAGTGGTCAACGACTACTACGACAAGTCCGGCCTGTGGCCCTATCTGGAGAAGCTCGGCTTCTACCTGGTCGGCTACGGCTGCACCACCTGCATCGGCAACTCCGGCCCGCTGCCCGAGGAAATCTCGAAGGCGGTCAACGACAACGACCTTTCGGTGGCCGCCGTGCTGTCGGGCAACCGGAACTTCGAAGGCCGCATCAACCCCGACGTGAAGATGAACTACTTGGCGTCGCCGCCGCTGGTGATCGCCTACGCGCTGGCCGGGACGATGGACTTCGATTTCGAGACGGAGCCGCTGGGCAAAGACAACGATGGCAAGGACGTCTTTTTGAAAGACATCTGGCCCTCGCAGCGGGACGTGTCCGACACCATCGCGACGGCGATCAACCAGGAGATGTTCACCAAGAACTACGCCGACGTGTTCAAGGGCGACGACCGCTGGCGCAACCTGCCGACCCCGAGCGGCAACACCTTTGAGTGGGATCCGGACTCGACCTACGTGCGCAAGCCCCCGTACTTCGAGGGGATGCCCGCCGAGCCGGAGCCGGTCGGCGACATCACCGGAGCCCGCGTGCTGGCGCTGCTCGGCGACTCGGTGACCACCGACCACATCTCCCCCGCCGGCGCCATCAAGCCGGGCACCCCGGCGGCGCAATACCTCGACGAACACGGCGTCGAGCGCAAGGATTACAACTCCTTCGGGTCGCGGCGCGGCAACCACGAGGTGATGATCCGTGGCACGTTCGCCAACATCCGGCTTCGTAACCAACTGCTCGACGACGTTGCCGGCGGCTACACCCGCGACTTCACCCAGGACGGCGGGCCGCAGGCGTTCATCTACGACGCGGCGCAAAACTATGCGGCACAAAACATTCCGCTGATTGTGCTCGGCGGCAAGGAATACGGGTCCGGCTCGTCGCGGGACTGGGCGGCCAAGGGCACCCGGCTCCTCGGGGTTCGGGCGGTGATCGCCGAGTCGTTCGAGCGCATCCACCGCTCCAACCTGATCGGCATGGGCGTGATCCCACTGCAATTCCCCGAGGGCAAATCCGCCAGGGAGTTGAGGCTCGACGGCACCGAGGTGTTCGACATCACCGGCATCGACGCGCTCAACGACGGCAAGACCCCCACGACGGTGCATGTGCGGGCCGGCAAGGCCTCCGGTGCCGACCCGATCGAGTTCGACGCGCTGGTGCGCATCGACACCCCCGGTGAGGCGGACTATTACCGCAACGGCGGCATCCTGCAGTACGTGCTGCGCAACATGCTCAAGTCGGGCCTCAAGTCGGGCTAG
- a CDS encoding Rv1476 family membrane protein — MTGQGVSQTMPVLPVYIPQDVDMTAIKAEVAAVGVSAPPAAMPGLLEVVDHARAEGIDLKIVVLDHNPPNDTPLRDIATVVGADYPDATVLTLSPNYVGSYSTQFPRVTLEAGEDISKTGNPVHSAQNFLGELNSPEFPWTALTIVLLIGVLAAAVGTRLMQLRSKRSATSAEPAESRAGEPS, encoded by the coding sequence ATGACCGGGCAAGGCGTATCCCAGACAATGCCGGTCCTGCCGGTCTACATCCCGCAAGACGTCGACATGACCGCAATCAAGGCCGAGGTCGCCGCGGTCGGCGTCAGTGCGCCACCGGCGGCGATGCCGGGGCTGCTCGAGGTGGTCGACCACGCTCGCGCCGAGGGCATCGACCTCAAGATCGTGGTGCTCGACCACAACCCGCCGAACGACACGCCCTTGCGCGATATCGCGACCGTCGTCGGCGCCGACTATCCGGACGCCACGGTATTGACGCTCAGCCCGAACTACGTCGGCTCCTACAGCACGCAATTCCCGCGCGTCACCCTGGAAGCCGGGGAAGACATCTCCAAAACCGGCAACCCGGTGCACTCGGCGCAGAATTTCTTGGGTGAGCTGAACAGTCCCGAGTTTCCCTGGACGGCCTTGACCATTGTCTTGCTGATCGGGGTGCTCGCGGCAGCCGTCGGCACCCGGTTGATGCAGCTGCGCAGTAAGCGATCAGCAACGTCTGCCGAGCCCGCCGAATCGCGAGCGGGAGAACCCAGCTAG